One genomic window of Sardina pilchardus chromosome 15, fSarPil1.1, whole genome shotgun sequence includes the following:
- the LOC134102523 gene encoding uncharacterized protein LOC134102523: MKSAATFALCALLVLGYCSRSIGEHSTTVAPAAAPLGPPGTSITTVRSPTPHQGDGETASETAAAVTQKPSQAPSSSVAPVLSALANASDTNERVSSASPADAKGNDTDAANPVSTIQNGTQAPAVSVTDGTAVPKAVAGANSTAQTGSAAATTAAAATAAAPTTAVAAPAAPGNQTQASKGADLSSKDNDTLATSPPATAAPATAGSPAATQPIDSKTPSASTTTTTTTTTTTTAPNVTTLLTTTAPEIIPQSASPVPGDKKTTGSSTTSSSTSATTTTITNTKVSTVTTGGSVAKSTTTTSPTAAVGHPTNAAALSELNVGDDVDSSKGVPDPLLAGLVSVFVVAAAIVSLLVFLKFRNRNERPEFRRLQDLPMDDMMEDTPLSMYSY, from the exons ATGAAGTCAGCGGCGACATTTGCGCTTTGCGCATTACTGGTCCTTGGCTACTGTTCGCGCTCAATAG GTGAGCACTCCACCACTGTTGCTCCTGCCGCCGCACCCCTGGGTCCCCCCggcacctccatcaccaccgtCCGGTCTCCCACCCCCCATCAAGGAGATGGAGAAACAGCCTCAGAAACCGCCGCTGCGGTCACCCAGAAACCCTCGCAGGCCCCCAGCAGCTCCGTGGCTCCTGTCCTCTCCGCACTAGCCAATGCCAGCGACACAAACGAGCGTGTGTCCAGTGCCAGCCCTGCTGATGCCAAGGGGAACGACACCGATGCCGCCAACCCCGTGTCCACCATCCAGAACGGCACCCAGGCACCTGCTGTCTCTGTGACCGATGGCACAG CTGTCCCCAAAGCCGTCGCCGGGGCCAACTCGACGGCCCAAACAGGAAGCGCCgctgccaccaccgccgccgccgccaccgccgccgctcccaccactgctgttgctgctccCGCCGCTCCGGGAAATCAAACGCAGGCGTCCAAGGGAGCGGATCTGTCGTCTAAGGACAACGATACCCTCGCCACCTCTCCACCCGCTACGGCTGCCCCCGCCACTGCAGGTTCACCTGCCGCCACCCAGCCCATCGACTCCAAAACTCCGTCAgcctccacaacaacaacaacaacaacaacaacaacaacaacagcaccaaaTGTAACAACCCTTCTCACAACGACTGCTCCTGAGATCATCCCGCAGAGTGCCAGTCCAGTCCCTGGAGATAAGAAGACCACAGgtagcagcaccaccagcagtaGCACtagcgccaccaccaccaccatcaccaacactAAGGTTTCTACTGTCACAACCGGCGGCAGCGTCGCTAAATCGACGACCACAACCAGCCCAACTGCTGCCGTCGGACACCCCACcaatgcagcagccctctcAGAGCTCAACGTAGGAGACGATG TGGACAGCTCTAAAGGAGTGCCGGATCCGTTGCTGGCTGGCCTGGTGTCTGTTTTCGTCGTCGCTGCGGCCATCGTCTCCCTCTTGGTGTTCCTGAAGTTCCGTAATCGGAATGAACGCCCAGAGTTCCGCAGGCTCCAGGATCTTCCCATG GATGACATGATGGAGGACACCCCTCTCTCCATGTACAGCTACTGA